The genomic interval CTATTTCGGCCTGTTCTGCGCGATCTTCGCGCAGATCCTGTTCGTCTTCGCCGGTATCGCGGTCTCCGTGCTGCCCGACGACGCGGTGCAGTGGCAGATGAAAAAGGTTGCCCCGCTGGCGGACTGGGTCGGCGAGCACGTCTTCGGGGTCGAGGCGCTGCTGTACGAGAGCGGCAGCGGCGACCAGACGGTGATCTGGGTGATGGTCTTCTGCATGCTGGTGCTCGCCGCGGTGATCACCGCGGTCTGGACGCTGCTGGACCGGCGGCGCACGGAATACCGCACGCTGGGCACCTGGTTCGTGACTTTCATCCGGCTGTGCGTGGCGGGACAGCTGCTGTGGTACGGCTGGGCGAAACTCGTGCCCAATCAGATGTCGTATCCCACGCTGACCACGCTGTTGCAGCCGTACGGCAACCTGACCAAGATCGATGTGCTGTGGAACCAGGTCGGCGTTTCGCCGGTCTACCAAATGCTGCTGGGTGCCGCCGAGGTGCTGGCGGGATTGCTGCTGTTCCTGCCGCGCACCGCGACGCTGGGCGGGATGATCGGCCTGGTCAGCATGCTGCAGGTCTTCCTGCTGAACATGACCTACGACGTGCCCGTGAAGATCCTGTCGTTCCACCTGGTGCTGATGTCGTTGATCGTGCTCGCGCCGCAAACCCGGCGGATCCTGAACTTCCTTGTGCTGCAGCGTGTTACCGAGCCCGCGACGCAACGCCCGTTGTTCGGCAGCCGCCGGGCGAACCGGATCGCCGCCGCCTTCCAGGTGGTCCTCGGGCTGTGGGTGACGACGGCCTGCCTGTACGACGCGCACCGGGCTTGGTACGAATGGGGCTACGGCGCACCGAAACCCGAGCTGTACGGAATCTGGAACGTCACCGAGTTCACCCGCGACGGCCAGCCACTGCCGCCGCTGACCACCGACGAGAACCGCTGGCAGCGACTGGTCGTCGATCGGGGCTTCATCACCCGTCAGGAAATGGACGGCACCCTGGTCAAGTCCATGGGTGAGGTGGATGGGGCGGCCCGCACCATCACCCTGGCCGCACCGGCCCAGTCGCCCGACGCCGCGCCCGCTCCGTTCGCCGAACTCACCTTCGACCGGACCGCGCCCGATCGGCTGACCTTGCAGGGCACCGTCGACGGCCACCCGGTCACCATCACCCTCCAGCAGCAGGATATCGACGGCTTCCGCCTGCGCGGTCCCGGTTTCCACTGGGTCCAGAACACGCCGTCGTTCAGCTGATCGATCCGAGCCCGTCGCCTGGACGCTGTCTGTCCGGTGCGGCGGGCCGCTCCGCATGGCTCCAGCGCCTGAGCGCGGCTAGTTTTGCTGCGCGGCAGGTGTTCGGAGAAGTGAGGTGGTCGTGTGGGTCCGGTCGGCGTTGCGGCGCGCGAGGGGGAGACCGTTCCCATCGACTCCGGCGGACCCGCACCGTGGCATCCACTGGTGCGGCTCGGGTTCCGGTTCTGTTTTGTCTATTTCCTGCTCTTCGGCCTGGTCTTCACGCAGATCCTGTTCCTGTTCGCGGGGTCTGTCACCGACTTCCTGTCCGAGGAATCGGTGCTGTGGCAGCTCCCTTGGCTGACGGCGGGCCCGAAGTGGGTGGGCCGGAACGTCTTCGGCGTGGATGTGTCGCTGCGGATGAGTCAGAGCGGTGATCAGGCCTATATCTGGGTGCTGGTCTGCTGTCTGCTGGTGCTCGCCGCGGCTTTCGCCCTCGCCTGGACCCTGTTCGCTCGCCGCACCGAATACGCCGGGCTCGGCGCGTGGTTCGTGTTCGGGGCCCGAATCTGCCTGGGCACGCAGCTGCTCTGGTACGGGATCGCGAAACTCGTCCCGAACCAGATGCCGTACCCGCCGCTGACCACGCTGCTGGAGCCGTTCGGCGACTTCACCAGGATGGAGGTGCTGTGGAATCAGATCGGGATCGCACCGGCCTATCAGATGCTGCTCGGCGCGGCCGAAGTGCTCGCCGCCGTGCTGCTTCTGGTGTCCCGCACCGCGACGCTGGGCGGTGTGCTGGCGCTGATGTCACTGGCTCAGGTGTTCGTGCTGAACCTGACCTACGACGTGCCGGTGAAGCTGTTCTCGTTGCATCTGCTGCTGCTGGCCGTGGTGGTGCTGACGCCGCAGGCTCGCACACTGGCGAATATCTTTGTGCTGCAACGTCCTTCCGGTCCCGCCGGGCAGCCGCCACTGTCCGGCCGCGTTGTCAAGGCGCTGCCGCTGGTTCTCGGTCTGCTGGCGAGCACCACCTGTGTCCGCGACGCGTGGCAGTGCTGGCACGAATGGGGTTACGGCGCAACGAAGCCGGAGCTGTACGGGATCTGGGATGTCACGGAATTCAGCGTGCACGGACGCGCCTTGCCGCCGTTGACCACGGACGAAATCCGTTGGCAGCGGCTGATAGTCGATATCTCCGGCTTGGCATATCAACGCATGAACGACACGCTGGTGCCTGTGCGGGGTGCGGTGGACGCCGGTCAGGGTGTCATCGAAGTGACCGGGGTCGCCGCCTTCGCCTATCACCGACCGGCTCCCGAGCAACTGGTTCTGCGGGGAGACCTGGACGGCCAACCAGTCACTGTGTCACTGATCCGGCACGACCTGGCGGATTTCCGCGTCCGCGGCCCCGGGTTCCATTGGATACAGGAATCCCTGCCGCGCGATTGATCCCGGCTCGCGGGTGTGTTCAGGCACACGTCGGGGCTGCCGCGCAAGAGCGGGTGGCTGGGTCCCGTAGGCTCGAACCTTGTGTCGAACACGTCAGCCAACACCGATGAGCATGCGGAAACCACCCTGGACGGGGATCCGAACTACCTGGTCGGCCTCGATCTGAACGGTCGGCGCGTGGTGGTCGTCGGCGGTGGCTCGGTGGCGCAGCGCCGTCTCGGCCTGCTGATCGCCTCCGGCGCCGACGTGCACGTCATCAGCCGCACCGTCACCCCCGCCGTCGAGGGCATGGTTACCTCCGGGCAGATCACCGTCACCCTGCGCGCCTACGAAGACGGCGATCTCGACGGGGCCTGGTACGCCATCGCCTGCACCGACGAACCGGACACCAACGCCGCCATCGTCGCCGAAGCCACCAGCCGCCGCGTCTTCTGCGTGCGCGCCGACACCGCCCGCCTCGGCACCGCCGTCACCCCCGCCACCGCCCGCTACGACGGCCTCAGCCTCGGCGTGCTGGCCGGCGGTCAGCACCGCCGCTCCGCCGCGATCCGGAACGCGCTGCTGGAGGCGCTGCAATCCGGTGTGGTGACCGATGATTCGGCTCCCGTCGCCGCGGGCGTCGCCCTCGTCGGCGGCGGCCCCGGCGACCCCGACCTGATCACCGTCCGCGGCCGCCGCCTGCTGGCCCGCGCCGACCTCGTCGTCGCCGACCGCCTGGCCCCGCCGGAACTGCTCGCCGAACTCGGACCCGACGTCGAAGTCGTCGACGCCGCGAAGATTCCGTACGGCCGCGCCATGGCGCAGGAAGCCATCAATGCCGCCCTGATCGAGGGCGCGAAGGCCGGCAAGTTCGTCGTCCGCTTGAAGGGCGGCGACCCCTATGTCTTCGGCCGCGGCTTCGAAGAACTCGAGGCCTGCGTCGAAGCGGGCATCCCGGTCACGGTCGTGCCGGGCATCACCAGCCCCATCTCGGTCCCCGCGGCCGCCGGTATCCCGGTCACCCATCGCGGCGTCACCCACGAATTCGTCGTAGTCAGCGGCCACGTCGCCCCGGACCACCCGGATTCCCTGGTGGACTGGCCCGCCCTGGCCCGCCTGCGCGGCACCCTCGTCCTGATGATGGCCGTCGAGCGGATCGACAAATTCGCCACCGTGCTCCTGGCAGGCGGCCGCCCCGCCGACACCCCGGCCACGGTCATCCAGGAGGGCACCCTCCGCACCCAGCGCGTCCTGCGCGCCGACCTCTCCACCGTCGCCGCCCGAGTCCGCGACGAGGGCATCCGCCCCCCAGCCATCGTCGTCATCGGCCCCACCGCGGGCTTCTCCGCCGACCAGAACTGACATCCGCCGCGTTGAGCGCTGTTGTCGTCTCCCTGCCGTGGTCACCCACAGCAAACGGAAGTGCGCGCTCGCCGGTTGACCTCGTGACCGTTCTCGGCCTGCCCCTAGAGTCCCTGCGGCGGCGTTGATCCCCCGGTCGGCAGGCGCTGCCGCGCCGCTCGTTCGCCCTCTGGGGGCTGGCGATCGGGGGCAGGTCCACTACAGTGGCTTCCTGTGCTTCAGAATCCCGCTGCGCCTATGCAGTATCCAGTGAAGGAGCGGGCTTTCGGGCTCGCC from Nocardia goodfellowii carries:
- a CDS encoding DoxX family protein, encoding MGPVGVAAREGETVPIDSGGPAPWHPLVRLGFRFCFVYFLLFGLVFTQILFLFAGSVTDFLSEESVLWQLPWLTAGPKWVGRNVFGVDVSLRMSQSGDQAYIWVLVCCLLVLAAAFALAWTLFARRTEYAGLGAWFVFGARICLGTQLLWYGIAKLVPNQMPYPPLTTLLEPFGDFTRMEVLWNQIGIAPAYQMLLGAAEVLAAVLLLVSRTATLGGVLALMSLAQVFVLNLTYDVPVKLFSLHLLLLAVVVLTPQARTLANIFVLQRPSGPAGQPPLSGRVVKALPLVLGLLASTTCVRDAWQCWHEWGYGATKPELYGIWDVTEFSVHGRALPPLTTDEIRWQRLIVDISGLAYQRMNDTLVPVRGAVDAGQGVIEVTGVAAFAYHRPAPEQLVLRGDLDGQPVTVSLIRHDLADFRVRGPGFHWIQESLPRD
- the cobA gene encoding uroporphyrinogen-III C-methyltransferase, with the protein product MSNTSANTDEHAETTLDGDPNYLVGLDLNGRRVVVVGGGSVAQRRLGLLIASGADVHVISRTVTPAVEGMVTSGQITVTLRAYEDGDLDGAWYAIACTDEPDTNAAIVAEATSRRVFCVRADTARLGTAVTPATARYDGLSLGVLAGGQHRRSAAIRNALLEALQSGVVTDDSAPVAAGVALVGGGPGDPDLITVRGRRLLARADLVVADRLAPPELLAELGPDVEVVDAAKIPYGRAMAQEAINAALIEGAKAGKFVVRLKGGDPYVFGRGFEELEACVEAGIPVTVVPGITSPISVPAAAGIPVTHRGVTHEFVVVSGHVAPDHPDSLVDWPALARLRGTLVLMMAVERIDKFATVLLAGGRPADTPATVIQEGTLRTQRVLRADLSTVAARVRDEGIRPPAIVVIGPTAGFSADQN
- a CDS encoding DoxX family protein; this encodes MGAVLMERDDSAEVGAPARAPGAPWHPLARLGFRFCVAYFGLFCAIFAQILFVFAGIAVSVLPDDAVQWQMKKVAPLADWVGEHVFGVEALLYESGSGDQTVIWVMVFCMLVLAAVITAVWTLLDRRRTEYRTLGTWFVTFIRLCVAGQLLWYGWAKLVPNQMSYPTLTTLLQPYGNLTKIDVLWNQVGVSPVYQMLLGAAEVLAGLLLFLPRTATLGGMIGLVSMLQVFLLNMTYDVPVKILSFHLVLMSLIVLAPQTRRILNFLVLQRVTEPATQRPLFGSRRANRIAAAFQVVLGLWVTTACLYDAHRAWYEWGYGAPKPELYGIWNVTEFTRDGQPLPPLTTDENRWQRLVVDRGFITRQEMDGTLVKSMGEVDGAARTITLAAPAQSPDAAPAPFAELTFDRTAPDRLTLQGTVDGHPVTITLQQQDIDGFRLRGPGFHWVQNTPSFS